In Syntrophomonadaceae bacterium, the DNA window CCAGGTATTTCCGCGGTCCCGCCCGGGTCTTTGCCTCGGAAGAGGAAGCCATTGCAGCAAGCCAGCAAAAACTTATTCAAACAGGAGATGTTGTAGTGGTAAGGGGAGAAGGGCCCATCGGCGGCCCAGGTATGCGGGAATTGCATCGCCTGACCGAAATCACCCAGCAGATCCCCGCTACGGCAATAGTCACCGATGGACGTTTTTCCGGAGCCACGAGCGGCTTTGCTATCGGCTACGTCTCACCGGAGGCAGCCGCCGGGGGGCCAATTAGCTTGGTGCAAGACAAAGACATCATTGAAATCGACACCCGCCAAGGCAGGATAGACCTGTTGGTAGAAGCGGAGGAATTGGGCCGGCGCTTTAGCCGGCGGGAACAAAAAGACGTGCTGCCGGGCTATCTGCAGGTTTACAGAGAGCATGTCAGCACAGCCGACCTGGGCGCAATCAGAAGATAATATTTCTGGAACAGGAGGAAGCAAATGAACAAAATTCTGGTGACAGCCCTATCTTTTAGCAAGTACAACAAGGAGCCTCTTTCGCTTTTGCAAAAAGCGGGTTGTGAAGTGGTTTGGAATCCCACCGGCCTGCCGCTGCAAGAAGACCAACTCTGCCAAATGGTTGCCGACTGCGAAGCCATCCTGGTCGGGGTTGATCCTATCACCCGCCGGGTGCTGGAAGCGGGAAAGAAACTGAAAGTAGTCGCTAAGCACGGGGTAGGCGTTGACAATATTGATCTCCAGGCTGCCGCCGCCCTCGGCATTCAGGTGACCAACGGCCCCGACACCAACAGCGAGGCAGTAGCAGATTTGACTTTCGGCCTGATGCTGGCTGCCGCAAGAAGTATCCCCTTGGCCGACAAGAGCACCCGGGAAGGAAAGTGGCCCCGCCTGGTCGGCCCCGAACTCTACCGCAAGAAACTTGGCATATTAGGCCTCGGAGCCATTGGCAAGCGGGTTGCCAAACGGGCCGCCGGTTTCTCGATGGAGGTCCTGGCCTATGACGTCTATCAGGACGCCGCCTTTGCCGCCGCCCATCAGGTCCGGTATCTCTCTCTGGCGGAGGTGCTCCGGGAAAGCGACTTTATTACCCTAAACCTCCCCCTCTTGCCTGACACCAGGGAGATCATTAACGAAAAAACATTATGCCTGATGCAACCAACCGCTTATCTGATAAACACCGCTCGTGGAGAGCTAATCGATGAACAAGCGCTGTATCAAGCCTTAAAAGCTGGCCGGCTGGCAGGTGCCGCCCTGGATGCCTTCATCCAGGAACCCCCGCCGGCAGACCATCCCCTGCTGGGGCTCCCCAATGTGGTAGTAACACCCCACATGGGCGCCTATTCCTATGAAGCTAACCGCAACATGGGCATGGCTGCAGCAACAAATATTCTGGCTGTCTTCAGGGGCGAAACCCCGCCAAACCTGGTAAAATACTAATGTGACGATAGATTAATGTGACGGGGGGACGGGGTTATTGACACACCCGTATCGGGTGTGTCAATAACCCC includes these proteins:
- a CDS encoding phosphoglycerate dehydrogenase, with amino-acid sequence MNKILVTALSFSKYNKEPLSLLQKAGCEVVWNPTGLPLQEDQLCQMVADCEAILVGVDPITRRVLEAGKKLKVVAKHGVGVDNIDLQAAAALGIQVTNGPDTNSEAVADLTFGLMLAAARSIPLADKSTREGKWPRLVGPELYRKKLGILGLGAIGKRVAKRAAGFSMEVLAYDVYQDAAFAAAHQVRYLSLAEVLRESDFITLNLPLLPDTREIINEKTLCLMQPTAYLINTARGELIDEQALYQALKAGRLAGAALDAFIQEPPPADHPLLGLPNVVVTPHMGAYSYEANRNMGMAAATNILAVFRGETPPNLVKY